From the genome of Epinephelus moara isolate mb chromosome 10, YSFRI_EMoa_1.0, whole genome shotgun sequence, one region includes:
- the atcaya gene encoding caytaxin isoform X1: MGTTEATLRMENLEVKDEWQDEDFPRPLPEYGDMDPSCGLTDDRASPPNSLNVSPPGGGGGGGMSSTHRKRRTLVAPEMNLSLDQSEGSLLSDDFLDTPDDLDINVDDIDTPDETDSLEFITNGNELEWEDDTPVASAKAGPADGSGDVDGEGNANNGRLWRTVIIGEQEHRIDMQVIRPYLRVITHGGYYGEGLNAIIVFSACYLPDSSCPDYHYIMENLFLYVVSSLEMLVAEDYLIIYMNGATPRSKMPGISWLKKCYQMIDRRLRKNLKSLVIAHPTWFIRTVLAISRPFISVKFMNKIQYVHSLDELAEIVPMEHVHVPECVVQFDEERIKARRERMEQEHRQQEQQQSVPQEPIKKSERPKSMIVDQGL, from the exons ATGGGCACCACAGAGGCAACTCTACGAATGGAGAACTTGGAAGTGAAAGACGAGTGGCAGGATGAAGACTTCCCCAG ACCACTACCAGAGTACGGAGACATGGATCCCTCTTGTGGTCTCACAGACGACAGAGCCT CTCCTCCTAACTCCCTGAATGTGAGCCcacctggaggaggaggtggcggCGGAATGTCCTCCACCCACCGCAAACGGCGCACACTGGTTGCCCCAGAGATGAACCTTTCCCTGGACCAAAGCGAGGGCTCTTTGCTGTCAGATGACTTCCTGGATACACCGGATGACCTGGACATCAACGTTGATGACATCGATACGCCTGATGAGACAGACTCACTGGAGTTCATCACCAATGGCAACGAGCTGGAGTGGGAGG ATGATACACCAGTGGCCTCAGCCAAAGCAGGTCCAGCTGATGGTTCAGGAGATGTGGATGGGGAGGGGAATGCTAACAATGGACGCCTCTGGAGGACTGTGATCATTGGAGAACAGGAGCATCGTATTGACATGCAGGTCATCAGACCTTACCTCCGGGTCATCACACACGGAG GTTATTATGGCGAGGGCCTCAATGCCATCATTGTTTTCTCTGCGTGTTACCTGCCTGACAGCAGCTGTCCAGACTACCACTACATCATGGAGAACCTCTTCCT GTACGTAGTGAGCAGCCTGGAGATGCTCGTGGCTGAAGATTACCTGATCATCTACATGAATGGAGCCACTCCTCGGAGTAAGATGCCTGGGATCAGCTGGCTGAAGAAATGTTACCAAATGATTGACAGAAG ACTGAGGAAAAACCTGAAGTCTTTGGTAATCGCTCATCCCACCTGGTTCATACGCACCGTCCTGGCTATATCAAGGCCTTTTatcag TGTGAAGTTCATGAATAAGATCCAGTACGTCCACAGCCTGGATGAGCTGGCAGAGATCGTCCCCATGGAGCACGTCCATGTTCCTGAGTGTGTGGTGCA ATTTGACGAGGAGAGGATTAAAGCACGGAGGGAAAG gatGGAGCAGgagcacagacagcaggagcagcagcagtcagtcCCACAGGAGCCAATTAAAAAGTCAGAGAG GCCGAAGTCGATGATTGTAGATCAAGGATTATGA
- the atcaya gene encoding caytaxin isoform X2, translating to MDPSCGLTDDRASPPNSLNVSPPGGGGGGGMSSTHRKRRTLVAPEMNLSLDQSEGSLLSDDFLDTPDDLDINVDDIDTPDETDSLEFITNGNELEWEDDTPVASAKAGPADGSGDVDGEGNANNGRLWRTVIIGEQEHRIDMQVIRPYLRVITHGGYYGEGLNAIIVFSACYLPDSSCPDYHYIMENLFLYVVSSLEMLVAEDYLIIYMNGATPRSKMPGISWLKKCYQMIDRRLRKNLKSLVIAHPTWFIRTVLAISRPFISVKFMNKIQYVHSLDELAEIVPMEHVHVPECVVQFDEERIKARRERMEQEHRQQEQQQSVPQEPIKKSERPKSMIVDQGL from the exons ATGGATCCCTCTTGTGGTCTCACAGACGACAGAGCCT CTCCTCCTAACTCCCTGAATGTGAGCCcacctggaggaggaggtggcggCGGAATGTCCTCCACCCACCGCAAACGGCGCACACTGGTTGCCCCAGAGATGAACCTTTCCCTGGACCAAAGCGAGGGCTCTTTGCTGTCAGATGACTTCCTGGATACACCGGATGACCTGGACATCAACGTTGATGACATCGATACGCCTGATGAGACAGACTCACTGGAGTTCATCACCAATGGCAACGAGCTGGAGTGGGAGG ATGATACACCAGTGGCCTCAGCCAAAGCAGGTCCAGCTGATGGTTCAGGAGATGTGGATGGGGAGGGGAATGCTAACAATGGACGCCTCTGGAGGACTGTGATCATTGGAGAACAGGAGCATCGTATTGACATGCAGGTCATCAGACCTTACCTCCGGGTCATCACACACGGAG GTTATTATGGCGAGGGCCTCAATGCCATCATTGTTTTCTCTGCGTGTTACCTGCCTGACAGCAGCTGTCCAGACTACCACTACATCATGGAGAACCTCTTCCT GTACGTAGTGAGCAGCCTGGAGATGCTCGTGGCTGAAGATTACCTGATCATCTACATGAATGGAGCCACTCCTCGGAGTAAGATGCCTGGGATCAGCTGGCTGAAGAAATGTTACCAAATGATTGACAGAAG ACTGAGGAAAAACCTGAAGTCTTTGGTAATCGCTCATCCCACCTGGTTCATACGCACCGTCCTGGCTATATCAAGGCCTTTTatcag TGTGAAGTTCATGAATAAGATCCAGTACGTCCACAGCCTGGATGAGCTGGCAGAGATCGTCCCCATGGAGCACGTCCATGTTCCTGAGTGTGTGGTGCA ATTTGACGAGGAGAGGATTAAAGCACGGAGGGAAAG gatGGAGCAGgagcacagacagcaggagcagcagcagtcagtcCCACAGGAGCCAATTAAAAAGTCAGAGAG GCCGAAGTCGATGATTGTAGATCAAGGATTATGA